A genomic segment from Gilvibacter sp. SZ-19 encodes:
- a CDS encoding NAD(P)/FAD-dependent oxidoreductase has protein sequence MCGDTAGLIHPLSGNGMSMAIRSASLAASELKAFLKGKINRGTMLVNYENHWKSEFNKRLRIGRIAARVFANPKASSLSLQFLKLIPGLLPFFIRQTHGKLKPKHLHNEA, from the coding sequence ATGTGTGGAGACACAGCCGGTCTTATTCATCCATTAAGCGGTAATGGTATGAGTATGGCCATTCGTAGCGCTAGCCTCGCTGCATCAGAATTAAAGGCCTTTTTAAAAGGTAAAATTAACCGCGGAACAATGTTGGTTAATTATGAGAACCACTGGAAATCTGAATTCAACAAACGTTTGCGTATTGGGCGTATAGCCGCTCGAGTCTTTGCAAATCCAAAAGCGAGTAGCCTTAGTTTACAATTTTTAAAACTGATACCTGGACTATTGCCGTTTTTTATCAGGCAAACGCACGGAAAACTAAAACCAAAACACCTCCACAATGAAGCATAG
- a CDS encoding type III polyketide synthase, protein MSVKITAVAKALPEFSRTTDEILPYVSGWLGDQDDRFRRKVLKIFEGAGVSQRYSIMDAPEVFRQTSFEDKNRLFVKAAIDLGKESLEKALEKAQWKPEELDMLITVSCTGIMIPSLDAYLINELGLRQDVLRLPVTEMGCAAGVSGTIYAYNFLKANPNKKAAVIAVESPTATFQHSDYSMANMVSAAIFGDGAACVLLSSAAEANGPEILGEGMYHFYNATHLMGFDLTNQGLQMILDPEVPNMIGSHFGDIIHPFLEQHGSSIEAVEHLIFHPGGRKIVQTVDELFGSLGKSIADTRAVLDLYGNMSSATVLYVLERFMEKDNPAGTQGLMLSFGPGFSAQRVLLQW, encoded by the coding sequence ATGAGTGTAAAGATTACAGCAGTTGCGAAAGCGCTACCCGAGTTTTCTCGAACCACTGACGAAATATTACCCTATGTTTCAGGGTGGTTAGGAGATCAGGATGATCGTTTTAGGCGTAAGGTTTTAAAGATCTTCGAGGGTGCCGGAGTATCGCAGCGTTATTCGATCATGGATGCTCCAGAGGTTTTTCGGCAAACTTCTTTTGAAGACAAGAATAGGCTGTTTGTAAAGGCAGCCATAGATCTAGGCAAAGAATCTCTTGAAAAAGCCTTGGAAAAGGCTCAATGGAAGCCCGAGGAACTCGATATGCTCATCACCGTGAGCTGCACCGGGATCATGATCCCAAGTTTAGATGCCTATTTGATCAATGAATTGGGCTTACGCCAAGATGTATTGCGTTTACCGGTCACAGAAATGGGCTGCGCAGCTGGGGTATCCGGAACCATTTATGCATATAATTTCCTTAAGGCAAATCCGAATAAGAAAGCAGCCGTTATTGCGGTGGAATCTCCTACAGCTACCTTTCAACACAGCGATTATTCCATGGCCAATATGGTTAGTGCTGCCATTTTCGGTGACGGTGCTGCCTGTGTTTTGCTCTCTTCTGCTGCGGAGGCGAATGGACCTGAAATACTCGGAGAAGGCATGTATCACTTTTACAATGCGACGCATCTAATGGGCTTTGATCTCACCAATCAGGGCTTGCAGATGATCCTCGATCCGGAGGTGCCCAATATGATCGGTTCTCATTTTGGCGATATTATACACCCCTTTTTAGAACAACACGGCAGCAGTATTGAAGCTGTGGAGCATTTGATCTTTCATCCGGGCGGACGTAAGATCGTGCAGACCGTAGACGAGCTCTTTGGCTCGCTCGGAAAATCAATTGCAGATACGCGAGCAGTGCTCGATCTGTACGGCAATATGTCCAGTGCAACGGTACTTTATGTATTGGAGCGATTTATGGAAAAAGATAATCCCGCAGGAACACAAGGCCTCATGCTAAGCTTTGGCCCTGGTTTTTCTGCACAACGCGTTTTATTACAATGGTAG
- a CDS encoding beta-ketoacyl synthase, giving the protein MGERISNSRVVISGMGVVAPNGIGLSDFEKALRNGISGIEFIPRLAALNFGCQVGGIPPITQEHIDACFSPLQLRNFNSDGIIYGMIAAHEAWRNAGLEPESESLDPDTGVIFGTGTSGIEKLNESIKLVDAQKVRRLGSNVVIQTMASGVSAFIAGHIAAGNQVSTNSSACTTGTEALLMGYRHIKAGYAKRMLVGATCEHGPYLWGGFDAMRVTNYRHNDKPEQASRPLSETAGGLVPGAGAGAFVLESLEAALERGAPIIAEVLGGQINSGGQRGGGTLTAPNPEAVKSCIKDSLVMSGIEGAQIDLINGHLTATVKDPDEVAAWAAALGRDKSNFPYLQATKSLVGHCLSGSGAVELVATTLQLQRGFVHPSINSEDLHPQIAKWVPREKIPQQAIDVQLDRAIKASFGFGDVNACVVLRRYNS; this is encoded by the coding sequence ATGGGGGAGCGCATATCCAATAGTCGTGTAGTTATATCTGGCATGGGGGTGGTGGCTCCCAACGGGATTGGTTTATCCGATTTTGAAAAGGCCTTGCGCAATGGTATATCGGGTATTGAGTTTATACCGCGTTTGGCGGCGCTTAATTTTGGTTGTCAAGTAGGAGGGATTCCACCTATAACTCAAGAGCATATCGATGCTTGTTTTAGTCCGCTGCAACTTAGAAATTTTAACAGCGACGGTATCATTTACGGCATGATAGCAGCGCATGAGGCTTGGCGAAATGCTGGCCTTGAGCCCGAATCCGAATCTTTAGACCCCGATACAGGAGTCATTTTTGGTACCGGTACTTCGGGCATTGAAAAACTTAACGAATCCATAAAACTTGTCGACGCTCAGAAAGTTAGGCGCCTGGGGAGTAATGTGGTCATTCAAACCATGGCCAGCGGTGTAAGCGCATTTATTGCAGGTCATATTGCCGCAGGCAATCAGGTGAGCACAAATTCGTCTGCTTGTACCACAGGAACCGAAGCCCTGCTAATGGGTTACAGGCATATAAAGGCGGGTTACGCCAAACGCATGTTGGTGGGCGCTACTTGTGAGCATGGTCCTTATCTCTGGGGAGGTTTTGATGCGATGCGAGTCACTAATTATCGGCATAACGACAAGCCAGAACAGGCTTCAAGACCTTTAAGCGAGACTGCTGGAGGCTTAGTCCCTGGCGCAGGAGCAGGAGCCTTTGTCCTGGAAAGTTTGGAGGCCGCCTTAGAACGCGGAGCGCCTATAATTGCAGAAGTGCTCGGCGGGCAGATCAATTCTGGAGGGCAGCGCGGCGGAGGCACGCTTACCGCTCCAAATCCGGAGGCGGTTAAAAGCTGCATTAAAGATAGTTTGGTCATGTCTGGCATTGAGGGAGCGCAAATAGATCTGATCAATGGGCATTTAACAGCAACAGTTAAAGACCCGGATGAGGTGGCCGCTTGGGCTGCTGCTCTTGGACGAGATAAGTCCAACTTTCCGTATTTACAAGCGACCAAGAGTCTGGTAGGCCATTGCTTGTCAGGTTCCGGAGCCGTGGAGCTTGTGGCCACAACTTTACAACTTCAGAGAGGTTTTGTGCATCCTTCGATCAATTCAGAGGACCTGCATCCGCAGATAGCAAAATGGGTTCCTCGCGAAAAGATTCCGCAGCAAGCCATCGATGTACAATTAGACAGAGCTATCAAGGCTAGTTTTGGTTTTGGCGATGTAAATGCTTGTGTCGTATTGCGTCGCTATAATTCGTAA
- the yaaA gene encoding peroxide stress protein YaaA, translated as MKIVISPAKSLDLETALPTNKHTQPAFQAEAERLNKLLKKKSAKGLSKLMHISDALASLNYERNQEWSLPFDTDNARPAMFTFAGDVYRGLDAFTMDESAIDFAQDHLRILSGLYGLLKPLDLMQAYRLEMGTKMPVGVKKNLYEFWKDKITKQLNEELTSDDILVNLASNEYFKAIDAKKLKAQVITPVFKEFKNGQYKTIGTFAKPARGMMSRHLIDTQGTTIEDIKAFNKEGYGFSEELSTETELVFTR; from the coding sequence GTGAAAATTGTAATATCACCAGCCAAATCGCTCGATCTAGAAACTGCTTTACCGACTAACAAGCACACACAACCTGCTTTTCAGGCAGAGGCAGAGCGCCTCAACAAATTGCTAAAAAAGAAATCCGCCAAAGGACTTTCAAAACTGATGCACATTTCGGATGCTTTGGCGAGCTTGAATTACGAGCGTAATCAGGAGTGGTCATTGCCGTTTGATACCGATAACGCCAGGCCAGCCATGTTCACTTTTGCCGGAGACGTATATCGCGGTCTTGATGCTTTTACTATGGATGAGTCGGCCATTGACTTTGCACAGGACCACTTGCGAATCCTTTCTGGCCTCTACGGACTTTTAAAACCCTTAGATCTAATGCAAGCCTATCGTTTGGAGATGGGTACTAAAATGCCGGTGGGAGTTAAAAAGAACCTTTACGAATTCTGGAAGGACAAGATCACTAAACAGCTCAACGAAGAATTGACCTCAGATGACATTCTGGTCAACTTGGCGAGCAATGAGTACTTTAAAGCCATAGATGCCAAGAAACTCAAGGCTCAGGTGATAACCCCGGTGTTTAAAGAGTTCAAGAACGGTCAATACAAAACCATTGGAACCTTTGCCAAACCTGCTCGTGGAATGATGAGTCGTCACTTGATAGACACTCAAGGAACCACTATAGAAGATATAAAAGCTTTCAATAAAGAAGGTTACGGTTTCTCTGAGGAGCTTTCTACCGAGACAGAATTGGTGTTTACTCGATAA
- a CDS encoding uracil-DNA glycosylase family protein has translation MFLHKHPYPPYFPKGATKMIVGTLPPPRFSTGDLKPGDVNFCYGSIDGQLWPILDRLFGLGLKFETTAAAIEQRQTFLKERGIAICDIVHAAKREKIDASDLGMQQVQLRPLLDYLEQYSAIDTLLFTGGNSKNGPEYFFRRLVKPSGIKLEIISDEVPRIHQFQWAGRTIRTVSLTAPSGAANRAVGSLDLYKQRKAQDPTYNTLDFRIDQYRPFF, from the coding sequence ATGTTTCTACACAAACACCCGTATCCTCCCTATTTTCCCAAAGGTGCCACCAAAATGATAGTGGGCACCTTACCGCCACCGCGATTCAGTACAGGTGATTTAAAACCTGGTGATGTCAACTTCTGTTATGGTAGTATAGACGGGCAGCTTTGGCCTATCTTGGACAGGCTCTTTGGACTCGGGCTTAAATTTGAAACAACTGCGGCCGCAATCGAGCAACGGCAGACATTTCTAAAAGAGCGAGGTATAGCGATTTGCGATATAGTTCACGCTGCCAAACGCGAGAAAATAGACGCTTCAGATCTGGGAATGCAACAAGTGCAACTGCGACCACTTTTGGATTATCTGGAGCAATATTCAGCCATAGATACTTTGCTTTTTACGGGTGGTAACAGCAAGAATGGTCCTGAATATTTTTTTAGAAGACTCGTAAAACCCAGTGGTATCAAACTTGAAATCATTAGCGACGAGGTTCCAAGAATACACCAGTTTCAATGGGCTGGCAGAACTATTCGCACGGTGTCCTTAACAGCGCCTTCTGGGGCGGCTAATCGTGCTGTGGGCAGTTTGGATCTGTACAAACAACGCAAGGCTCAAGATCCTACATACAATACGCTAGATTTTAGGATAGATCAGTACAGACCTTTCTTTTAA
- a CDS encoding methyltransferase domain-containing protein, with the protein MKHRSHAAEWMDDLEMEGEQLRSTLKTLAKINARLGGDAVSLKGVKKLIKNSTSKTGLHLIDLGCGEGSQLRHLANYSRRHELNWQFTGVDANTACIAFAQERSVDYPEITYLKADVFEWNMPKCDIVLATLFMHHFDDEQIMRMIEKANAEVTLGWVVNDLHRSPIAYGLFWALGLFIRNEMIMHDGLLSIKKGFKKEELEHMSNSLKMQSTISWNWAYRYLWLLRK; encoded by the coding sequence ATGAAGCATAGATCACACGCAGCCGAGTGGATGGACGATTTAGAGATGGAAGGAGAACAACTCCGATCCACCTTAAAGACCTTGGCCAAGATCAATGCACGTCTTGGAGGCGATGCCGTGAGTTTGAAAGGTGTAAAGAAATTGATCAAGAACAGCACCTCTAAAACGGGACTGCATTTAATTGATCTGGGATGTGGTGAAGGCAGTCAACTGCGCCATTTGGCCAATTATAGTAGGAGGCATGAACTCAATTGGCAATTCACTGGGGTTGATGCCAACACGGCCTGTATAGCCTTTGCTCAAGAACGTTCTGTAGACTATCCTGAAATTACCTATCTTAAAGCTGATGTTTTTGAGTGGAATATGCCCAAATGTGACATCGTCTTGGCAACCTTGTTCATGCACCACTTCGACGATGAACAAATAATGCGTATGATCGAGAAAGCAAATGCTGAGGTTACTTTGGGTTGGGTAGTCAATGATCTGCATCGCAGCCCTATAGCTTATGGCTTGTTTTGGGCCTTGGGCTTATTTATCCGTAACGAAATGATCATGCACGACGGTTTGCTGTCTATAAAAAAAGGTTTTAAAAAAGAAGAATTAGAACATATGTCGAACTCCTTAAAGATGCAAAGTACCATTAGTTGGAACTGGGCGTATCGCTATTTGTGGTTATTGAGAAAATGA
- a CDS encoding D-alanine--D-alanine ligase has translation MTPIKVAVIMGGFSSEQSISMESGATVVKHLQDAGFEVFAVHIEPNQWYYLDGKNKKHRVDKGNFSFEVNSERVVPDAVFNVIHGTPGEDGYMQAYFELLGIPQTSCNFYQAALSFNKRDCLAVLKQFGVKCAQSYYLNKQTPVALEEIVKTVGFPCFVKPNRAGSSYGVTKVYQMEELQPAIDKAFEEDHQILIETALVGTEVSVGAYDKNGDVQVLLPTEIVSENDFFDYEAKYLGKSQEITPARISEEETAKAQAETARIYGLLEMSGLVRCDFILQDGEPYFLEVNTNPGLSEASIIPKQAATAGIPLAELFAQLVHNVLPQK, from the coding sequence ATGACGCCCATTAAAGTTGCCGTAATTATGGGAGGCTTTTCCAGCGAACAATCAATTTCTATGGAAAGTGGAGCCACCGTGGTAAAACACTTGCAAGATGCAGGTTTTGAGGTTTTTGCCGTGCATATTGAACCCAATCAGTGGTATTATCTGGATGGCAAAAATAAAAAGCACCGGGTCGACAAAGGCAATTTTAGTTTTGAGGTGAATTCAGAACGAGTAGTGCCAGATGCTGTATTTAATGTAATTCACGGTACACCGGGAGAAGATGGCTATATGCAAGCCTATTTCGAATTGTTGGGTATTCCGCAGACCTCCTGCAATTTCTATCAAGCCGCACTGAGCTTTAACAAGCGTGATTGTTTGGCTGTATTGAAGCAGTTTGGAGTCAAATGTGCCCAATCGTATTACCTTAACAAACAAACTCCGGTAGCCTTAGAAGAGATTGTCAAGACCGTTGGTTTTCCTTGTTTTGTGAAGCCGAACCGTGCCGGAAGCAGCTACGGCGTGACTAAGGTCTATCAGATGGAAGAATTACAACCTGCAATAGACAAGGCTTTCGAAGAAGATCATCAGATCTTAATAGAAACTGCCTTGGTAGGAACAGAGGTTAGCGTAGGTGCCTACGACAAGAATGGAGATGTTCAAGTATTATTGCCCACAGAGATAGTTAGTGAGAATGACTTCTTTGATTATGAAGCGAAATATTTGGGGAAATCCCAAGAGATAACCCCAGCGCGAATAAGCGAGGAAGAAACGGCTAAAGCTCAGGCAGAGACCGCTAGAATCTACGGACTTTTAGAAATGAGTGGTTTGGTGCGATGTGATTTTATTCTTCAAGATGGCGAACCTTATTTCTTAGAGGTCAACACCAATCCGGGCTTGTCTGAAGCCAGTATCATCCCTAAGCAAGCAGCAACGGCAGGCATACCGCTAGCAGAGCTCTTTGCACAATTGGTACACAACGTATTGCCGCAGAAATAG
- a CDS encoding RluA family pseudouridine synthase, with amino-acid sequence MDKEALEQEENDDLYEHHRFVAEKGQQPLRVDKFLMNYIEKATRNKIQKAATAGNIYVNDVPVKSNYKVKPHDVVTVMFAHPPYEFLLVPEDIPLDIVYEDDAVLVVNKPAGMVVHPGHGNYSGTLINALTYHFENLPNNSSGRPGLVHRIDKDTSGLLVVAKTEEAMTHLASQFFNKTTERTYTALVWGNMEEDQGTVEGHIGRHPKNRLQNTVFLGEEADLKGKPAVTHYQVQERLGYVTLVSCTLETGRTHQIRVHMKHIGHTLFNDERYGGEKILKGTTFTKYKQFVENCFKVLPRQALHAATLGFEHPVSGEFMRFQAALPEDMEKCIAKWRDYAKHMQ; translated from the coding sequence ATGGATAAAGAGGCCTTGGAACAAGAGGAAAACGACGATCTTTACGAACACCATCGATTTGTAGCGGAAAAAGGTCAGCAGCCACTTCGCGTGGATAAATTCCTGATGAACTATATTGAAAAGGCCACTCGCAATAAGATCCAAAAGGCTGCTACAGCGGGTAATATATACGTTAACGACGTTCCCGTAAAATCGAATTACAAGGTAAAACCACACGATGTTGTGACGGTGATGTTCGCCCATCCGCCGTATGAGTTTCTGTTGGTTCCAGAAGACATTCCGCTCGACATAGTTTATGAAGACGATGCCGTATTGGTGGTCAACAAACCTGCAGGAATGGTGGTGCATCCAGGGCACGGAAATTACAGTGGAACTTTGATCAATGCCCTGACCTATCACTTTGAGAATTTACCTAACAATAGTAGCGGTAGACCTGGCCTAGTGCATCGCATTGACAAAGATACCAGTGGTTTATTGGTGGTTGCTAAAACCGAAGAGGCCATGACTCATCTGGCTTCACAGTTCTTCAATAAGACCACAGAGAGAACCTATACCGCTTTGGTTTGGGGCAATATGGAAGAAGATCAAGGCACTGTAGAAGGTCATATCGGCAGACATCCTAAAAATAGACTTCAAAACACGGTCTTCTTAGGCGAAGAAGCCGACCTGAAAGGAAAGCCAGCGGTAACTCATTACCAAGTTCAGGAGCGTTTGGGCTATGTTACTTTGGTTTCCTGCACTTTAGAGACAGGTCGTACCCATCAGATCCGTGTACACATGAAACACATTGGTCACACCCTTTTCAATGACGAACGTTACGGTGGCGAAAAGATCTTAAAAGGAACCACTTTTACCAAGTACAAACAATTTGTGGAGAACTGTTTTAAAGTGCTACCGAGGCAAGCTTTGCATGCGGCAACGTTAGGCTTTGAGCATCCGGTTAGCGGTGAATTCATGCGTTTTCAAGCAGCTTTGCCAGAGGATATGGAAAAGTGTATTGCCAAATGGCGCGACTACGCCAAGCATATGCAGTAG
- a CDS encoding PASTA domain-containing protein gives MSFVRFLLTKTFLKQLGLALLVAVGFVFVLLFYLRMSTNHNQQIQVPDLAKMTLDEANLALTELDLRWEVLDTTNYNPDYPKQSVIEQLPKAGSMVKEKRTIYLTVNRSDYRSLPVPNVVGRTRRQAEPTLVSMGFKIGKVTYRPYIAKDEVLQLRHKGELIEPGAMLQKTAVIDLVLGDGKGNLRMGREADSGIDSDSDSDG, from the coding sequence ATGAGTTTCGTTAGATTCTTACTGACCAAAACATTCTTAAAACAACTTGGCTTGGCCCTTTTGGTTGCCGTTGGATTTGTCTTTGTATTGCTGTTCTATCTGCGGATGAGTACCAATCACAATCAACAGATACAGGTGCCCGATCTGGCCAAAATGACCTTAGATGAGGCAAACCTTGCACTCACAGAATTGGACTTGCGTTGGGAGGTCTTAGATACTACCAATTACAATCCAGATTATCCAAAACAGTCTGTTATTGAACAACTGCCAAAGGCAGGAAGTATGGTCAAGGAGAAACGAACCATTTATCTTACCGTAAACCGATCGGACTACCGTTCGCTTCCTGTACCCAATGTAGTTGGACGAACCAGACGACAGGCCGAACCTACCTTGGTTTCTATGGGCTTTAAGATCGGAAAGGTAACCTACAGACCTTATATCGCTAAGGATGAGGTCTTGCAATTACGTCATAAAGGTGAACTCATTGAACCAGGGGCGATGTTGCAAAAGACTGCAGTTATAGATCTCGTTTTGGGCGATGGTAAAGGTAACCTGCGCATGGGACGCGAAGCTGATTCCGGTATTGATTCTGATTCCGATTCCGATGGATAA
- the coaD gene encoding pantetheine-phosphate adenylyltransferase, whose product MKKKAVFPGSFDPITLGHCDIIERGLQLFDEIVLAIGVNSAKQYTFGLEERKRFLEETFAEESRISIATYNTLTVDFCKSVEAQFILRGLRSTKDFNYEQPIAQTNRVMAGDVETVFLMASPEVTHISSSIVREIMKYNGNYQNLVPYTVRK is encoded by the coding sequence ATGAAGAAAAAGGCAGTATTTCCAGGCTCTTTTGATCCGATCACTTTAGGACATTGCGACATCATAGAACGCGGTTTGCAACTCTTTGACGAAATCGTATTGGCCATTGGAGTTAATTCAGCCAAACAGTACACCTTTGGCTTAGAAGAGCGCAAACGCTTTTTAGAAGAGACCTTTGCAGAAGAAAGTCGAATCAGCATTGCCACTTACAATACCCTTACCGTAGACTTTTGTAAAAGTGTTGAGGCACAATTCATCTTAAGAGGTTTAAGAAGCACTAAGGACTTCAATTACGAGCAACCCATAGCTCAGACCAACCGCGTTATGGCCGGCGATGTAGAAACCGTTTTCTTAATGGCTTCTCCAGAGGTAACCCACATCTCTTCTTCCATAGTGAGAGAGATCATGAAATACAATGGGAATTACCAAAACTTGGTTCCTTACACCGTTAGAAAATAA
- a CDS encoding NAD(P)/FAD-dependent oxidoreductase has product MRTTQADVLIIGGGLAGLCAGIDLAQAGYEVLLFEPKAYPRHKVCGEYISNEVLPYLKSLGFDPFDHGAVAISNFLWTHTDGRSISARLPLGGFGLSRYTVELELFNLAKEAGVVFITEAVVAIQSEPDGVTAKTSNGKLFHGRTGIGAYGKRSVLDKKLAREFIDEKANFMAAKWHARGSFDATLVALHNFKGGYCGVSRVEDGLINFCFIATYDVFKKHKNLKEFINLELASNPALKELLDQTDMQFEQPISIAQISFKDKPPVEGH; this is encoded by the coding sequence GTGAGGACAACCCAAGCTGATGTACTTATAATTGGTGGGGGCTTGGCTGGCCTTTGCGCTGGAATAGATCTGGCCCAGGCAGGGTATGAGGTCTTGCTGTTTGAACCTAAAGCCTATCCAAGACACAAGGTTTGTGGAGAATACATCTCCAATGAAGTACTGCCGTATTTGAAATCATTGGGTTTTGACCCATTTGATCATGGGGCTGTTGCGATCTCCAATTTTTTATGGACCCATACGGATGGTAGATCTATTAGCGCCCGTTTGCCTTTAGGTGGATTTGGACTCAGTAGGTATACTGTGGAGTTGGAACTGTTTAACTTGGCCAAGGAAGCCGGAGTTGTTTTTATTACTGAGGCTGTAGTAGCAATCCAATCCGAACCCGATGGGGTTACTGCTAAGACCAGTAACGGGAAGTTGTTTCACGGACGAACTGGTATAGGGGCTTATGGTAAACGGTCTGTCTTGGATAAAAAGCTAGCCCGCGAGTTTATCGACGAGAAGGCCAATTTCATGGCTGCCAAGTGGCATGCCCGAGGGAGCTTCGATGCTACTTTGGTGGCCTTACACAATTTTAAAGGTGGTTACTGCGGAGTTTCGCGGGTGGAAGATGGCCTGATCAATTTCTGTTTTATTGCGACTTATGATGTTTTTAAAAAGCATAAAAACCTCAAAGAATTTATAAATCTGGAGCTTGCTTCAAATCCTGCTTTAAAGGAGTTGTTAGACCAAACCGATATGCAGTTTGAGCAACCGATCAGCATTGCGCAGATCTCATTTAAAGATAAACCTCCGGTAGAAGGGCATTAG
- a CDS encoding YceI family protein, producing MKNFALTIFAVCLSFHMSVFAQIEHELSFTIKNFGVNVDGSFGASKVMGTLDLNNPQQTKLEATVDVKTIDTGNSTRDEHLKEAEYFDAVNFPEIRFRSIALAVVGLNNYQLSGILTIKGSSQEVAIPLELETDGSQYLKGELSINRLDFGVGGRSLILSKTVVISLRLEVPKS from the coding sequence ATGAAGAACTTCGCCCTTACCATATTTGCAGTTTGTTTATCCTTTCATATGTCTGTGTTCGCACAAATAGAGCACGAACTTTCCTTTACCATCAAAAACTTTGGGGTGAATGTAGACGGTTCCTTCGGCGCATCCAAAGTGATGGGAACCCTAGATCTGAACAATCCGCAGCAAACAAAATTAGAAGCAACTGTAGATGTGAAGACCATAGATACAGGTAATTCAACCAGAGATGAGCACCTTAAAGAAGCGGAGTATTTCGATGCCGTAAACTTTCCCGAGATCAGATTTCGTTCTATCGCTTTGGCCGTTGTGGGCCTAAATAATTATCAGTTGTCCGGTATTCTAACTATCAAAGGCAGCTCCCAGGAGGTAGCCATACCGCTTGAATTGGAGACAGACGGCTCACAGTACTTAAAAGGGGAATTGTCTATAAATCGTTTAGACTTTGGAGTTGGTGGCAGAAGCCTTATCCTGTCTAAGACAGTAGTGATCAGTCTTCGATTAGAAGTTCCGAAATCGTGA
- a CDS encoding SDR family oxidoreductase: protein MVGQRKWALVLGGSRGLGLATAKELARLGYSLLLVHRDPRASLAEFEEEVARLRSEAIAVHTFNKDATRAESIADLVSSFKDILKQDESVAVMIHAIAKGHVKPITTSAALSGVDMAITLEAMASSLLLWTQQLHSAGLFATDTRIISYTSEGSHKAWKHYAAVGAAKAALEAITRSIALEFAPFGIRANCIQAGVVDTESLRRIPNVEQILKFATARSPFKRLTTPEDVARVAGLLCRPEAAWINGAVIPVDGGAHIQ, encoded by the coding sequence ATGGTAGGTCAAAGAAAATGGGCGCTCGTCCTTGGTGGATCTCGTGGTCTTGGTTTGGCTACGGCCAAAGAATTGGCGCGACTGGGCTATAGTTTGTTGTTGGTGCATCGCGATCCTAGAGCCTCTTTAGCTGAATTTGAAGAGGAAGTAGCCCGTTTAAGGTCCGAAGCAATTGCAGTCCACACTTTTAACAAAGATGCCACGCGAGCAGAAAGCATTGCCGATCTAGTAAGCAGTTTTAAGGATATACTTAAGCAAGACGAGTCCGTAGCAGTAATGATCCATGCTATTGCTAAAGGTCATGTAAAACCAATAACAACATCTGCTGCGTTATCGGGAGTTGATATGGCGATAACCTTAGAAGCCATGGCAAGTAGTTTACTGCTTTGGACCCAACAGTTACACAGTGCAGGGCTCTTTGCAACGGATACCCGAATTATTAGCTATACCAGCGAGGGCAGTCATAAAGCTTGGAAACATTATGCCGCTGTGGGCGCTGCTAAAGCAGCTTTAGAAGCCATTACCAGAAGTATTGCCTTAGAATTTGCACCTTTTGGCATTCGAGCAAATTGTATTCAGGCTGGAGTAGTGGATACCGAATCCCTGCGCCGAATTCCCAATGTAGAACAGATCTTGAAGTTCGCAACTGCCAGAAGTCCTTTTAAACGTTTAACCACTCCAGAAGATGTAGCCCGCGTGGCAGGCCTTTTGTGTCGCCCTGAGGCTGCTTGGATCAACGGAGCTGTAATTCCTGTCGATGGGGGAGCGCATATCCAATAG